ATCATTAAATTTTCGCTCGCGACCATAAACTCATACCCCACGAGCACGAATAAAAACAGCACGAAAAACTCCGCCGTGTGGTACTCGTGCGCGCTTCTTGTACCCAAAGACAAAAAGATGAAAAATATCGAACCTGCGAGCATAATAAGCATCGATAGCGTCGCGATTCCGTCCACCAGCATCACGTCAAAAAGCCCGCGTATGCCGCTGTTGTATCCAAAAACGAGCCCGAAGCCGAGAGCTAGCGCCAGTATCGTGATGACGGCGTAAAATTTATACGATAGCGTGCGCGCAAAAAGCAAAACCGCGAGCATCAGCAGGGCAAATCCTCCGAGTATCGCCATAGGCGCGATCGAGGCTAAATTTAAAAGATTATTTTGCATCGCTTCTTACCTTAAAATTTGCTTTTTCCATATAGGCGCGGGTCGCGGTTTGAGAGGCTTTGTTAAACATCAACTCAAGGCTCTGCGTCACGCTAGGCTCGATGCTCTTTAACATCAGATTCGGCGCAACGCCCAGCGCCACTACTAGCGTGCAGATCGGGACAATAGAGCAAAGCTCGGTTCTGTTTAGATCGCTTAGCTTCTTATTCTCCTCATGCACGAGCGCGCCGAAGAAGGTCTTTTTATAAAGATTCATCGAATAGATCGCGCCCATTATGATGCCGAGCCCGCCCAAAAGCGCATAGCTAAAACTGATTTTAAAAATCCCCGCAAGGCTTAGGAATTCTCCCACGAAGCCGATCGTAAGCGGAAGGCCTATCGAGCCTAGCAGCACGACGCAAAAGCAAAACGCATAAAGCGGCATCACCCGCGCAAGCCCGCCAAATTCGCTAAAAAGCTTCGTGTGCCTGCGGTCGTATAAAAAGCCTACGAGCATAAAAAGCCCGCCGCTTACGATGCCGTGGCTGATCATCAAAAATACCGCGCCGCTCACCCCCTCCGCGCTCATTGAAAAAATTCCTAGCATTATGACGCCCATATGCGCGATCGAGCTATACGCGATAACCTGTTTGATGTCCTTTTGCGCAAAGGCGATGAAACTCGCGTAGATGATCATAACGATCGCTACGGCGCACATCATCCCGCTAAAATGCACGCTCGCGTCCGGAAACATCGGCAGCGAAAATCGCACGAAGCCGTAGGTACCCATCTTAAGAAGCACCGCGGCAAGCAGAACCGAGCCTATCGTAGGGGCCTGCCCGTGCGCGTACGGAAGCCAGGTATGAAAAGGAAAGCAAGGCGTCTTGATCGCAAAAGCGACCGAAAATGCCAGAAATAGAGGAATTTGCGTGCTAAGCGGTAGCGACAAGCTCTGCCAGTCTAGGATATTAAAGCTGTACTCGCCCGTAGCCTCGTGATAGAAATAGCTCATCGCTACGAGCCCTACGAGTAGAAACATCGAACCTAGAAAGGTATAGATGAAAAATTTCACCGCGGCGTAAATTCTCTTGCCGCTGCCCCACGCGCCGATGATATAGAGCATCGGAATAAGCGAAAGCTCCCAAAAGATGTAAAAAAGTATCGCATCCAGCGCCACGAAAACGCCCACCATCGTCATCTCTAAAAACAAAATGCAGATGATTAAATTTTTCGCGCGCTCTTTGATACTTAGACTAAGCAGCGCCAAAAATGTAACCAGCGTGCTTAGGATCACTAAAAACAGCGAAATTCCGTCCACGCCGATGAAGTAGTTGATGCCGTATTCGCTTATGAAAGGGTGCAGCACGCTAAACGCGATGCCGTCCACCGGCTCGTAGAGTATCCACAAAACAAGCGAGAGCACGAACTCTATAAAGCTCATCGTAACGGCGTAGGTCTTAATGCTCGCTTCGTCGATCAAAAAGCCTAAAACCGCAGCTACCGCCGGAAAAAATATAACCAAACTTAAAAAGTATTCCATGCCCACCTCACAGCGCAAACGCCAAAATCAGCAAAATGAAAGATCCCAAAACCATCCACCTTAAATTTGCGCTCAAATCTCCGCTATTGCTCGCGCGATCCGCACCTTCGCCGCTTTTTACCGCCACGCGAGCGATCAGATCGACGCTGGCGTCTATGATCGCGCCGTCGCATTTAGCGCAGATCTCGCTAAGCTTAGCGTATCCGCGCACGATCACGCGCTCGTAAATTTGCGGGATAAAATACTGCGCGATCAAAATTTTATAAAATTTGCAGTTCTTTAAATTTTGGCTAAATTTACCCTTGCCGTATGTCCAAATCGTGCCGATCGCCACCGCGCTTATCATCGCTAGCGTTAGGGCGATCAAAATTACCTCTACGCCGTGCGGGATTGAAATTTTAAAGCCCGGCAGTATGTTAAGCACAAACTCCGCAAAGTCGTGCTCGAAAAAGCCAGCGATCACCGCAGGCACGGCTAATACGCCCATCGCAATGAGGGCAAAGCCTTTCGCCTCGTGCGGATGGTGCGAGTATTTTGCCTTACCGAAAAACACAAGCATTATTAGGCGCACGCTGTAAAATGTCGTCATCGCGGCGCCCGCAAATAGCAGCGCCCAGATGAAATACGCGTCCGCGCTCCACGCCGCTTCCAAAATTTTATCTTTTGAAAAAAAGCCCGCGAACGGATAAAATCCGCAAAGCGCAAGCGAGCCTATGCACATTAAAATCGCCGTAGGCCGCATAAACTTATATAATCCGCCCATATTTTGGATATTTAGATCGTCTTTCATCGCGTGCATTACGTTGCCCGCGCCCAAAAATAGAAGCGCCTTGAAAAACGCGTGCGTCGCCAGATGAAATAGCGCGATCCAATACGCCCCGAGCCCCGCGGCTACGAACATATAGCCAAGCTGCGAAAGCGTGGAGTAGGCGATGATCTTTTTAAGATCGTTATGAACTAGCGCCATCGACGCCGCAAAGACCGCCACGAAGGCGCCCAAGCAGACGATAAAGCCGCTTACTTCCGGCGCGAGCGCGAAAATTGCGTTTGCGCGGATCACCAGATAAACGCCCGCCGTAACCATCGTCGCTGCGTGAATAAGCGCGGACACGGGCGTCGGACCCGCCATCGCGTCGGCAAGCCAAGTATGAAACGGAAACTGCGCGCTTTTGCCCATCGCACCGATAAATAAAAGCGCTGCGATCAGGGTTAAAATTTCAGGCTCCAAGCCCGCCGCGTTCGCAAATACTACCTCGTAGCGTAGCGAGCCGAAATTTAAATAGATCAAGAAAATTCCAAGCAGCATCCCAAGATCTGCGATACGGTTCATTATGAAAGCCTCGTTGGCGCACCAGCTGTAATTGCTCCTGTTGTACCAAAAGCCGATCAGCAGCCACGAGCAGAGTCCGACCCCCTCCCAGCCGATGAAAAGCCCTAAAAAATTATCGCTCGTTACCAAAACCAGCATCGAAAATACAAAAAGCCCCAGGAAGCTGAAAAATTTAGCGAAGTTTTCATCATCCCACATATAGTAGATCGAGTACACGTGCACTACGCTGGAAACGATGCCTACGACCACCATCATCACCGCACTTACGCTATCTATGAGAAAGCTAAATTTTGCGTCCAAAAATCCCGTGCTTATGAAATCGGCTAAGCTTACGCTGATTAGGCGGTTGTCAGAGACGAGCTCCATCAAAGCAAGCGACGCGATAGTACTTAAAATCACCAGCGCCGAGCAGACTACGCCAATAAACATCTTATCTTTGGCGCGAATGAAAACGCCTGCGAAGATCGCCGAGGCAAGCGGTGCGAAAAGGGCGATTAAGAGCCACACAAAAACGGTATCAAGCATCCGGTCCATCCTTGGAAGGATTTTTAAAATTTACGAAGCTGTCAAGTTCGATGCTGCCCGTTTTCTTATACCACAAGATGAGTAGTCCAAGCCCCACAGCCATCTCGCTCGCGGCAATCGCGACGATGAAAAGCGCAAAAATTTCGCCGTTTATGTTGTCGTAAAATTTCGCTACGGCGACAAGAGCTAAATTTGCGGCGTTTAATAGAATTTCGCTCGAAAAAAAGAGCATTATTAAATTCCGTCGCTTCATCATACCCGCAAGCCCGAGCCCAAACATCATCGCAGCGACGATCAGATAGTGATTTAGACTCATTTTATCCCTCGCTCTCTTCGTATGTCAGGCTTGCGTCCATCTGCTTATGCGCAAGCACGATAGCGCAGATCATCGCCACGAGCAGCATCACGGCTGCAAGCTCGAAAATCGCTAGATATTTCGTAAAGATAATCATCCCAAGCGCCTCGGTATCGTCGGTGTTTAAAATTTTAAGCGTTTCTACGTTGTTCGCAACCACCGCGCCAAGCACGATAATCACGAGCAAAAATGCGATCACGCCGCTAAGCGCGAAAAATAGCCTTGTGCCCTTTTTTGGCTCGCTTACGTTTTTATCCGCGCCCAAAAACATCAGCGCGAAGCCGTAAAGCACGATAACGGCGCCCGTGTAAACTATGATCTGCACCACGCCTAAAAACTCCGCATCCAGCAAGAAAAAAAATCCGCTCATAAAAACCATGCCGCCGGCCAGCGCGCTAAGGGCGTAAAGGACGTTTTTGCTAAAAACGCTGATGCCGAAAAGCGCCAGGCAAACCGCGCTGAAAAAATAAAATGCAAGCGTTTGTATCATTGCTCCTCCCCCTGCGCGGCGGAATCTTCAGCGCTTTGAGAGGCGGAATTTTCTTTGGAATTTCGCTGCGAATCAAGCGTAGAATTTTCAGCTTTCTCAGTAGAATTCTTTTTGGAATTTACCTTAGATTTTTTGCCTCGCGCGGCGGAATTTCCCGCGTCTTGCGGAACGGAATTTTCTTTAGAATTCTCCGAAGAATCGTCGTTTGTAGCGGAATTATTTTTAAAATTTTCCGTAGAATCGCCGACAGAATTTTCAGCGTGCGGCATAACGGAATTCTCTTTAGAATTTTTACTTTGCATGGCGGAACTCTCTTTAGAATTCTCCGCAAAATTTTTACTATCCGTAGCGGAATCTTCTGCGCTTTGCGAAGCAGAATTTTCTTTGGAATTTCGCTGTGAATCAAGCGTAGAATTTTCGGCGTCCGTAACAGAATTTTCTTTAGAATTTTTAGCGTCCGTGGCGGAGCTTTCCTTTAAACTTGCCCGCCCGACGTCTTGTCGCTCGGCTAAAATTTCGCCGCTTAAGCCAGCGCCCTTTGAAAATAGAATTTTATCGTTAGCGGCACCCTCTTTTTTAGAGCTTTCCGCGGCGCTGCTTTTTAAATTTGAATCCGCGCTCTTTAAGCTTGGCTCGTCGCTTGCGGCGTCGCTTTTTATATAGGCGTTCGGCGTCATCTTGATCCGCGCGCCCGCGTTTTCATCCAGGCTGCCGTAGCCCGCAAACTCCTGCGCCGCGCCGTTTAGGCATAAATTTTCGCCGCGGATCAAAAGATCCTCTTTAAAGCCGTAGTATGCCCGCTGTTCGCTCGCAAGCTCATATTCACAACCGTGCACGATAGCGATCTCTGGGCAGACATCCGCGCAAAGCCCGCAATAGACGCAGCGTCCTAAATTTATCGAGTAGTTGTCTACCTTTTTGCGGCCGTCGGCGCCGAGGCTGGTCTCCATCGCGATGCAGTTCGCCACGCAGATCTTCTCGCACAAACCGCATCCGATGCAGCGCTCGCTGCCGCTTTCAAGCAAGCGCATTAGCTTGTGCACGCCGCGATATCTAGGCGGCATAACAAATTTTTCCATAGGATATCGAAGCGTGTGCGAGCCGCCGCGCTTAAACATATTTTTTAGCACTACCCACAGCCCCACGAAAAGCTCGCCGTTAAAGGTGCGGGAGAGGAATCTACGAAACTTATCGCCGCCGGATTTAATAGGGGCTCGTTTATCGATCTGAGCGTATCTTGCCATCGCGCCCTCCTTAAACGATCGCTAGCGCCGTAATTAGCACGCAAGCAAGAGCTAGCGGCATGCAGACTTTCCAGCAAAGCCCCATCAGCTGATCGGGGCGCAGATGCGGCCACGCCGCGCGAGCCCATAGAAAGCAGAAAAACACGAGGCTTGATTTTAATACCATCATAATACCGCCGGGGATAAACCAAAACGCGTTAAATCCGCCCAAAAACAGTAGCGTCGTAACGACTGAGTAGGTTATGATATTGGCGTATTCGCCGATAAAAAACATACCCCAGCGCATTCCTGAATACGCCGTACCTGCGCCCGCTACGATCTCGGTTTCGTTTTCGGTAAGGCACAGCGGCGTGCGGTTGCACTCTACGAAGGCGGCGATGAGAAATAGCGCGAAGCAGACGGGCTCTTTCCAGATAAACCACTTGTCGATGCCGCCGCTTTGCGCGCTTACGATGTCTATAAGCGAGAGTGAGCCCGTGATCATCACGATAGGGATCAGGCTAAGCCCATTTATCACCTCAAAGCAGCTAATCTGCAAAAACGCGCGAAACGCGCCTATCGTTCCCCATTTATTGTAGCTTGCAAGCCCTCCGATCAGCAGTCCGTAAACGCAGGTGCCGCTAGCTCCGAGCAGGAATAAAATTCCCACATTTATATCGCTTAAAATCGGCTGTATAGCCCGCCCGCCGATAGTAAACTCCGGCAGCAGCGGCACCACCGAAAGCGCCACAAAAGCTCCCGTAGCCGAGATTATCGGCGCGATTTTAAAAAGAAGCTTATTCGCCCGCGCAGGGATCGCGTCCTCTTTGGTAAAAAGCTTTATCATATCCGCGCCTACCTGCAAAAGCCCTGCAGGCCCGACCATAGAGGGCCCGATCCTGCGCTGCATAAAGGCAAGCACCTTGCGCTCGGCGTAGGTCGCAAGCCCCGAGAGCAGCGCGATGACGGCTAAAATCACAAGTGCCTTTAAGACGGTGGCTACGAAATAAAATGCACTATCGCTCATCTGCCCTCTCCTTTGAAATTTTCTCGATTTTTACGCCGGCGTAGCGCGAGGTTTTGAAAAATATCTCGCCGCGTAGTTTCTCATCAAAATACGGCAGATACGCGCCGCTAAAGCCCATATCGATCTTTACGCTAGCGACGATTTCGCGCTTTAAGCTTACGAGCCCCTCTGCGCCGCTTTCGCCATTTTCATTACCGAAGGCATCGGCTTTACGCGCAGCACTAACGCGATCCGCTTTTTTTGCACCGCTAGTGCCGCCCTTGTCGCTTTCATTATCAGCAGCGCCAGTTTTGCCCGCGCCGCTAGTTTTTTCATCATTGCTCGCGCCGTCTGCTTTGTAAATTTTAACGACGTCGCCCGCGCTCACGCCCAGAGCTTCGGCGATGTCGGGGCTTAGATACAGCGCGCCCGCTTCGCCCAGCCCGCTGCTTGCGCCGCTAAATTTATTGAATTGATGCAGCGGATTTGCCTCATAGATTAAAATTTCGCCCTCGCCCGCGCTAATCGGCGCTGAAAGCGAAATTTCAAACTCCTCCTCGCTAGCGGCGAGCTCCTCGTTTCGCAGCTCATATCCGCGGTGGTTTGCGCCGCCGTTGTCGTAAAAATTTTCTAAATCGTCAAATTTAATCGGCTCAAAATCCGCGCCCAAGCTAGGCGTATAGCCAATCGCATGCTCCGCGCAAACCCCAAGCGCACAGGCGATGTCGTTTAGCTCGTATCCGCCGTAATCAAGCGCCGCATTGGTAGGCACCACGCGCTTATCGTAGTTCGTAAACGTGCCCTCCTGCTGCACCAAGCTAGGCGCGTCCAGATCCGCTTCCAGCACGCCGAAGCTTATATCGCCCGCTTCATTGTAGCCTAGCGCCTCGCCCGCGCTCGCTTGCGCGCTAAGCTCGCAGATGAGCGCGACGCCCAGACTGTTCGTGCGCGGCGGCACCAATAGCACCTTAAATGGCGTGTAGCACTGCACTAAACCCGCCAGGCGCGCGAGCGTAGCGCTATTTGGCGTGCGGATAAAATCCTCGCCGATGATGAGCGAAAAACGCTCCTTTTTGGCCAAAATTTCATCTATTTTTTGCTCGTCCAGACCCAGCGCGCGGGCAAAATTTGAAATTTTACTTTCCGCAGGATTTTCGGAATTCTGCGCGGAATTTTTTGCGGAATTTTCAGCGTTGCCGTCAGCACTTGCGGAATCTGCGTCGCCGCTCGCACTCGCAACGTTCCCAGAGCCATTTGCCTCTGCAGAATTCTCAGGATTTCGCGAACCCGCGGATTTCTCGTCTAAATTTTCCTTCGCCGCGGCATGCGAAATTTCAAATTCCGCCGCGAGTTTCGCATCCAGCCACTCAGGCAGATCGCGCCCAAACTTTTGCAAGATCCAAAGCAGGATCTGTGCCTCCAAGCCCGCGGCGTGCGGCTGATGGATAAAATTTTTGCCAAAGCCCTTAATGCCCTCGTCGCAAAACGGATGAAAATAGATCCCGCTTGCCTTATTTAGTTTGCAGGCGCTGTTTACCGCATAGCCCAGATTTGGTGCGTCGCTACGTAAAAACGTGCCGCAAACTACGATGAAATCGCTGTTTTTAATCGTCTGCGAATCCGCATTATAAAATTTCGCGCCGCTAAGCTTAGAAAATTCGCGTAGGAATTTTTGATACGCAAGCGCTTCGTCGTTAATCAGAGCGAGCTTAAATTTTTGCCGCAAAAGCTCTAAAATCCGCGCTTCTTCGTTGGTAATGAAGCTATTAAATTTGATATTTTTAATCTCGCCGTCCTCGATGCCGCGCACGATGCGGCTAAAAACCGCTTCGTTTTTGCTCGCTCGCTCGTTTGAAAAATCCCAGCCGAAGCGCGCTCCTGCATGCAGGATGCTAAAATTTATGTCGCTACTAACGCGATAAATTTTTTCACGCGGGTCGCCTATGCCGCGGCGCTTGACCTCGTAATAAAGCAGCTCGCAGTCGCTGCTGTGCGGATTGGAAGCGGGGATTTGGCGCAACTCCCAGGCGTTTGAAACGTATTTAAACGCGCTCTCTACCAGAGCCCCCGTCGGGCAGACCGCTGCGCTCTCGCCGTAGTTTGCGCAATCATCCTCATCGTTAACCCGCGCGATTAGGCTTTTTTGCAGCTTGTTCCACACGGCGTAGGCGTCTTTTGGCATCGCGTCCTTTTGCTCCTTACTCGGCGCGTCTCCGCCGCGCGGAACGAGCTTAAACGCATCTACGCCCAGGCGGTCTTTCGCGGCGGTGATACAGCGCTCGCAAACGATGCAAAGGCTAGGATCGTAGCTTAAATATCCCCAATCCTGCACCTCGCGCGCCGTATCGCGGATAGCGTAGCTTTGGGCATTTGTGCGCATCAGATGGGCTAAATTTTGAAGTTCGCACTCACCGCTTTGATCGCAAACCCCGCACGCCATCGGATGGTTGATACAATAAACCTGCGTGATCGCCTCGCGCTCGGCGTCGATCTCGGGACTGCGGCTGTAAACGACCATGCCGTCCTTGGCCTTGGCGTTGCAGCTATAGACGCGCTTGCCGTCCGCTTCGACCATACAAAGCCTGCATGCGAGCGTCGGCGTACCGCCGCTTAGATAACAAAGCGCAGGGATAAAAACGCCGCAGCGACGCGCGACCTGCAAGATATACTCGCCCTCGTCGCACTCGCAAGCTTTACCGTCGATTGTGATCTTTGCCATTTTAAACCTTAGAAATTTCTGCGAGTTCGAAATTATAACCGCCAAAGCCCTGCCCGCCCGAGCCCAAAAGCGCGATCGTGCCCTTTAGCTCCTCATCCAAAATAAATTCTTTTTCTAAATTTAGGTGCGGCGTCTTTATGCGGACGCGATCGCCATTTGCGATCTTTGCGACCATGCTAAAATACCTTCCGCCGATGAGTTTATCGTCCGCATCGTGTTTGAAAACCACGGCGCCGTCGAAATTCTCAGGCTCTTTAAGCGGGCTTAAATTTGCCCGCTCTTGTGCGCCCAAGTCCGCTCGCTCGCCGCGTAAGCTTAAAATTTTAATCTCGAACTTCGTCGCTATGAGAGATAGAAAGGCTTTGATATTTTCGGCGTCGGGATGGGTTTTAATGAGCGCATCGTCAATCAAAATCGCGTCGCAGCCGCTTTGCAAAAACTCGCAAATCTGCTCGATCTCCTCCTCGCCTACGCTGCTTTCGCCGCTTAGATACTCCAGATCCAGCTCCGCAAAATAGGGCTCGTCGCAAAAACTAGCGCAGATTAGCGCCAGCACGAAGCTTTGCGCGCCGATCTCGCATTTTATCAGCTCGCCTGGAAGATGCGGATCTTGCAGCGGCGATACGCTTAAAATTTCAGCGCTCTTAAAACCTTCTGCAAGCGCGGGATTTTGCAAGCTAAGCAGCGACGCGAAATTTAAAATTTTCATCCTCTCCCCTTTTTGGCGACGACCATCCAATCGACTTGGTTATAACGAATCGAGCTTAAAAGCGTGGAATTTAGCCCCTCTACCAGATCGGCGCTTTTTTGAACCGCGCTGAAATCGCCCATCTCAAACATAAAGATCATCGTCTCGCCGCGAGCGGAATTTTTCAAAATTTCGCCCATGCGGTTTAAAAATTTATCGCCCAGATGCCTCAAATCGTAGCGCTTCATCGATCCACCTCGCCTAAAATGATATTCGTGCTGCCGATGATCGCCGCTGCATCGGCAAGATACTGCCCGGGCAAAATTTCTTCATAGACCGCGCAGTGCCAAAAGCTCGGCGTGCGAATCTTAAGGCGGTACGGGCGGCTTTCGCCCATCGAGCGGATATAAAATCCAAGCTCGCCTTTAGGACTCTCGCTCGCGGCGTAAATTTCGCCCACGGGCGGGCGCAAACCCTGCGTAACCAGCACGAAATGCTGCATCAGCGAGTAGTTCTGCGTCATGATCTGCTCTTTGCTCGGATTTACGTAAGCGGGATCGATCGCTAAAATTTGCGGATCGCTTAGCGGATAGTGTTTCGCGCACTGGCGCAAAATTTTAAGGCTCTCGCGCATCTCCGCCATATAACACTTATAGCGCGCGTAGCAATCGCCCTCGCTCGCATACGGCACGTCAAAATCAAGCTCGTCGTAGATGAGATAGGGCTCTTCTTTTCGAATATCCCAAGCATGCCCGCTAGCGCGGAGCGTCACGCCGCTACAGCCGCAGCTAAGAGCCGCTTCGTGCGAGATCACACCCACCCCTTCGGTTCGCATTAGCCAAATTCTATTCGTATCGAGCATATCTTCAAATTCTTTAATATCGCTTGGAAATTCCTCGCAAAACTTTAACATCTCTTCTAGCCAGCCGTTAGGCAGGTCCAAAAATACGCCGCCGATTTTGATATTATTGTGCGTAAGGCGCGCGCCGCAGTATTTTTCTATCAGATCGAGTATATATTCGCGCGAGCGAAAGCAATAAAGAAATACCGTCATCGCGCCGATGTCAAGCGCGTGCGTGCCCAAAAACAGAAGGTGCGAGCTGATGCGATTAAGCTCAAGCAAGATCGTGCGGATGATCTGCGCGCGGCGCGGCACTTCAATGCCGCAGAGCTTCTCGACCGCGGCGCAAAAGCCGTAGTTGTTCGAGCCCGATGCGATGTAATCGATGCGATCTGTTACTGGAACGAACTCCGCGTAGATCATATTTTCTGCCATCTTTTCGATGCCTCGGTGCATGTAGCCCACGCCGGGGCGGGCGCGCACGATGCGCTCGCCGTCAAGCTCCAGCACGAGCTTTAGTTGGCCGTGCGCGCTTGGATGCTGCGGACCGAAATTTAAGATCATATTCGCGCCCTCGCGCTCGTACTCGATGTTTTCGAAAAACGGTCTTAGCTTGCTTGGATTTTGCATTATTTTCTCTTTGTGATGATCTTGTAAATTCCGCGTTTAACGCGTTTTACGAAACGCACGCCGCCCTCTTCCTGATATTCTTGTAAAATTTTCTCTTGCGGCCGCGGCTCTCCGTAACCGCCCTCGTGATAGAGCCGCGCGAAGTTAAAGGTATCTTTTTCATCCACGAATGCGGAATTTCGGTTTTCTTCGCCGATCCGCTCGCGCGCGCCGACCCCAAAAATTTTATCCACCTCGTACCACTTCGCAAACTCGTCTCCTTGCAGCGGATAGGACTTTAAAAGCGGGTGTCCGAACCAATCATCGGGCATTATTAGGCGCGCTAAGTTCGGATGATTTTCAATCCAAACGCCCATCATATCGTATAGCTCGCGCTCCGCCCAGTTCGCGCTTTTATAGATGCCCGCAGCGCTTTGCAAAAAGCTCTCATTCGGCACGAAGCACTTTAGCCGCGCGCGGCGCG
The nucleotide sequence above comes from uncultured Campylobacter sp.. Encoded proteins:
- a CDS encoding NADH-quinone oxidoreductase subunit C, translating into RRARLKCFVPNESFLQSAAGIYKSANWAERELYDMMGVWIENHPNLARLIMPDDWFGHPLLKSYPLQGDEFAKWYEVDKIFGVGARERIGEENRNSAFVDEKDTFNFARLYHEGGYGEPRPQEKILQEYQEEGGVRFVKRVKRGIYKIITKRK